The following proteins come from a genomic window of Nostoc sp. ATCC 53789:
- a CDS encoding HetP family heterocyst commitment protein, which produces MTQNLTDYQTETVKKINNEQIEQILKAIIAGKYSWACVLILRFAGYNPIDYIPYRTYIRLLKNNCLVESSKQNTTDNKAVEALSLKSTWLHL; this is translated from the coding sequence ATGACTCAAAATCTCACTGATTATCAAACAGAAACGGTTAAAAAAATCAACAATGAACAAATTGAGCAAATTCTCAAAGCGATTATTGCTGGGAAATATTCCTGGGCATGTGTTTTAATTCTGCGGTTTGCTGGCTACAATCCCATAGACTATATACCTTACCGCACCTACATTCGACTGCTCAAAAATAACTGCTTAGTTGAAAGTTCAAAACAAAATACAACTGATAATAAGGCTGTAGAAGCGTTAAGCCTAAAATCGACCTGGCTTCATCTTTGA
- a CDS encoding polysaccharide biosynthesis tyrosine autokinase yields the protein MAKISLNQEQQVTTTSAQGAVDIRQLSTILLRRRFLILGVSCVVMSAASLLAVIAKPTYQSNMQILVNSNLSQGAQSNNIPVVADTQVTNSNYQVVDSTTQMKLMLSSKLLQKAIDLVHSDYPDITLADMNGQTKQNKKSPLEVTPEEGGIGANKVFSQVFKVSFNDEDPVKAQKLLQALQKVYQNYNKEQQKERLNHGLAFVNARLPEIKKEVSKADKNLEQFRKKHKLLNPEVQSKILLESLADIQNQLQTTRANLQDANARYDNLEQQIASSSQQNELISSRLNQSSRYQTLLSEIQKTELALAKERLRYTDDYPSVQKLRQQRQSQLSLLRQEVKSITNSTKGEPLSKGQIVGVDPTLIDEFILVQTTVLGLTANEKNLAESEQRLRSELNKYPSFIAEYNRLLPKVETSHKTLEQLLQVQQSLGLKIAQEGYNWQVLTEPGLGTYMGNNRLFLLVGGTLIGPILGILAALILEKFNDAIYCAGDLKKLTNLRILGSVPKLPSHSAKKRWLGLPWKGRRRSNDSVIEATTRLPVHENLDMIYQNIQILKYPLPFKSLMFTSALPGEGKTTLVLGLVASATRMHRRVLVIDANLHNPSLHKILGLSNDWGLSLLLVDETTTDFQDYIQPIHPSIDILTAGPEAEDTVKLLSSQRMKELIELFEQSYDLVLIDAPPILGTVDARIVASFCNAIVMVERMGKVTRTELTQATEILSQLNLIGIIANEVSNSQKVLAS from the coding sequence GTGGCTAAGATTAGTCTGAATCAAGAGCAACAAGTTACTACTACTTCAGCACAAGGCGCAGTTGACATCAGACAACTATCTACTATTTTGCTTCGCCGACGCTTTTTGATATTGGGGGTTTCCTGTGTAGTTATGTCTGCTGCTAGCCTTTTGGCTGTTATTGCCAAACCTACTTACCAGAGCAATATGCAGATATTGGTGAATTCCAATTTATCTCAAGGGGCACAGTCAAATAATATTCCAGTCGTGGCAGATACTCAGGTTACTAATTCTAATTATCAAGTTGTTGATTCCACTACTCAGATGAAACTTATGCTGAGTTCTAAGCTTCTCCAGAAAGCCATAGATTTAGTTCATTCTGATTATCCTGATATTACCTTAGCGGATATGAATGGTCAAACAAAACAAAACAAAAAATCACCTCTAGAAGTAACTCCAGAAGAGGGAGGTATAGGAGCTAATAAAGTTTTTAGTCAAGTATTTAAAGTTTCTTTCAATGATGAAGATCCAGTCAAAGCACAAAAATTACTGCAAGCACTACAAAAAGTTTATCAAAATTACAATAAAGAACAACAAAAAGAACGCCTGAATCATGGACTAGCTTTTGTAAATGCTCGCTTACCGGAGATAAAAAAAGAGGTAAGTAAAGCTGATAAAAATTTGGAACAATTTCGCAAAAAACATAAATTACTAAATCCCGAAGTCCAAAGTAAAATATTGCTAGAATCTCTAGCCGATATTCAAAATCAGCTACAAACTACTCGTGCCAACCTTCAAGATGCAAACGCTCGCTATGATAACCTGGAGCAACAAATAGCGTCTTCATCCCAGCAAAATGAACTAATTTCTTCTCGTTTAAATCAGTCAAGCCGCTATCAAACATTATTGAGTGAAATTCAAAAGACCGAACTAGCATTAGCTAAAGAGCGACTGCGCTATACAGATGATTATCCATCGGTACAAAAGCTAAGGCAACAACGCCAGAGTCAATTGTCGCTATTACGACAAGAGGTAAAATCTATTACTAATAGCACTAAGGGGGAACCGCTTTCAAAAGGGCAAATAGTAGGGGTTGATCCAACGCTAATAGATGAGTTTATTCTGGTGCAAACAACTGTTTTAGGACTAACTGCCAATGAAAAGAATCTAGCTGAGTCAGAACAGCGGCTCCGTTCTGAATTAAACAAGTACCCAAGCTTTATAGCCGAGTACAATCGTTTACTGCCAAAGGTAGAAACTAGTCATAAAACTCTTGAACAACTCCTTCAAGTACAACAGTCTTTAGGGCTAAAAATTGCTCAGGAAGGATATAATTGGCAAGTTTTAACAGAACCTGGTCTAGGGACTTATATGGGGAATAACAGATTATTCCTTTTGGTTGGAGGAACTCTGATTGGACCGATTTTAGGTATTTTAGCAGCCTTGATTTTAGAAAAGTTTAATGACGCTATTTATTGTGCGGGAGATTTGAAGAAACTGACGAATCTACGTATACTCGGATCAGTGCCAAAATTGCCGTCGCATAGTGCGAAAAAACGGTGGTTGGGACTGCCTTGGAAGGGGCGGCGCAGATCAAATGACTCTGTAATAGAAGCTACTACTAGATTGCCTGTCCATGAGAACCTGGATATGATCTACCAAAATATTCAAATATTAAAATATCCCTTACCTTTCAAGTCGCTGATGTTTACTTCAGCACTACCAGGGGAAGGGAAGACAACCTTGGTATTAGGGCTTGTAGCTAGCGCTACCCGGATGCACCGACGGGTATTAGTTATTGATGCTAATTTGCACAATCCTAGCTTGCATAAAATCCTGGGACTATCTAATGATTGGGGACTATCTTTGTTATTAGTTGATGAGACAACTACTGATTTTCAAGATTATATCCAGCCTATTCATCCTTCCATTGATATTTTGACTGCTGGACCGGAAGCAGAAGACACGGTGAAGTTGCTCAGTTCTCAACGAATGAAAGAACTAATAGAGTTATTTGAGCAAAGTTACGACTTAGTACTGATAGATGCTCCACCTATTTTAGGTACGGTTGATGCCAGGATTGTGGCATCTTTTTGCAATGCTATTGTGATGGTAGAGCGCATGGGCAAAGTAACCCGAACTGAACTGACTCAAGCTACAGAAATTTTGAGTCAGTTGAATTTAATTGGAATTATCGCTAATGAAGTGAGTAATTCTCAAAAGGTATTGGCATCTTAG
- a CDS encoding SpoIID/LytB domain-containing protein, whose protein sequence is MKFQLYLGFLFSQIKVRHWWVSVLLWIALVAPAQASVILRVAIERGVNQVKVGSSTTGIVKDSTGRTLGQLPAMSAYYAQAIPGGVALDKWQSGLFWIEPTGKGFVYIGDRWYRGRTLVVPTEKGLTAVNWVDDQEYLYSVLGGEMDASWPQEALKAQAIAARTYALYEREKQRNNPVYDLGNTPDRWQIYKGVISEAPATYAAVDSTLGQVLTYKNRIILSVFHACSGGHTENVEDVWGNTLPYLRAVQDYDQNIRECNWVKSFSPSEISAKFPEVGSATAMIPETYSPFRSVKVLKIVGNKGTKVLQGEEVRTALKLKSTRFTVTKGADGSFVLQGLGYGHALGMSQWGAYNLARQGVNHLQILGHYYQGVALTPIQAK, encoded by the coding sequence ATGAAATTCCAACTTTACTTAGGCTTTTTATTTTCCCAGATTAAAGTACGTCATTGGTGGGTGAGTGTCCTCTTATGGATTGCTTTGGTTGCCCCAGCCCAAGCGTCTGTAATTCTGCGCGTGGCAATTGAGAGGGGCGTTAATCAGGTAAAAGTGGGCAGTTCTACCACTGGGATCGTCAAGGATAGTACCGGACGAACTCTCGGACAGTTACCAGCGATGAGTGCATATTATGCGCAAGCCATTCCTGGCGGAGTTGCTTTAGATAAGTGGCAGTCTGGTTTATTTTGGATTGAGCCAACAGGTAAAGGATTTGTTTATATTGGCGATCGCTGGTATCGGGGTAGAACTCTGGTTGTCCCCACAGAAAAAGGCTTAACGGCTGTTAATTGGGTTGATGACCAAGAATATCTCTACAGCGTTCTTGGTGGCGAAATGGATGCTAGCTGGCCCCAAGAAGCTTTAAAAGCCCAAGCGATCGCAGCTCGCACCTACGCTCTCTACGAACGTGAAAAACAACGGAATAATCCCGTTTACGATTTAGGCAATACCCCAGATCGTTGGCAAATTTACAAAGGTGTCATCAGTGAAGCTCCCGCTACTTATGCCGCAGTGGATTCCACACTAGGGCAGGTATTAACTTACAAAAACCGGATTATTCTCTCAGTCTTCCATGCTTGTTCTGGGGGACACACCGAAAATGTAGAAGATGTTTGGGGAAATACCTTACCCTACCTGCGTGCTGTTCAAGACTACGATCAAAATATCCGCGAGTGTAATTGGGTGAAAAGCTTCTCGCCCAGTGAGATTAGCGCTAAATTTCCTGAAGTTGGCAGTGCGACGGCGATGATTCCAGAGACATACTCGCCTTTTCGCAGTGTTAAAGTCTTGAAAATTGTTGGTAACAAGGGTACGAAGGTGCTACAGGGCGAGGAAGTGCGAACAGCCCTCAAGCTCAAAAGTACTCGCTTTACCGTTACTAAGGGAGCAGATGGTAGTTTTGTACTCCAAGGGCTTGGCTACGGTCATGCTTTAGGTATGAGTCAGTGGGGGGCGTACAATCTGGCTCGGCAAGGAGTAAACCACCTGCAAATTTTGGGACATTATTATCAAGGTGTAGCCCTAACACCAATTCAGGCGAAGTAA
- a CDS encoding response regulator, whose translation MRYESSKKILVIEDDAVTRNLFLEVLEAQGFDTIGAEDGVAGIQKAQQHLPDLVICDIQMPDMDGYTVLARLRQDPHTAIIPFIFLTGSNTQTDVRKGMELGADDYLTKPSSIEDLLRAIAVRLEKQAFLRYWYATNSHQAAQSPPSSFNSESIFPSVPQLKAVFDFIEANYRQGITLSDVALAVGYSPAYLTNRVAKQTGETVNAWIVKRRMAAARPLLRDTNQTIDQIAIALGYQNTCHFSRQFRQHHGLSPKTWRKQQQLFQSSKNAKLQLIKNHGALEKLVPLGC comes from the coding sequence ATGAGATACGAATCGTCGAAAAAAATTCTTGTAATTGAAGATGATGCTGTTACTCGCAATCTCTTCTTAGAAGTTCTTGAGGCTCAAGGTTTTGACACCATAGGTGCTGAAGATGGAGTAGCTGGTATCCAGAAAGCACAACAGCATTTACCCGACTTAGTGATTTGCGATATTCAAATGCCAGATATGGATGGCTACACCGTTTTGGCTAGGTTGCGCCAAGATCCTCACACAGCAATTATTCCTTTCATTTTTTTGACTGGGAGTAATACTCAAACAGATGTTCGCAAAGGTATGGAGTTGGGAGCGGATGATTATCTGACTAAACCCTCTAGTATAGAAGATTTGCTCAGAGCGATCGCTGTCCGATTAGAAAAGCAAGCTTTTTTGAGGTATTGGTACGCTACTAACTCTCATCAAGCCGCTCAATCACCACCTTCATCGTTCAACTCTGAGTCCATTTTTCCATCTGTTCCCCAACTGAAAGCGGTTTTCGACTTTATTGAAGCTAATTATCGCCAAGGAATTACTTTGTCTGATGTGGCTCTTGCGGTTGGTTATTCGCCTGCTTACTTGACTAACCGAGTAGCCAAACAAACAGGAGAAACTGTAAACGCTTGGATTGTTAAGCGTCGAATGGCAGCAGCACGTCCTTTACTTAGAGATACTAATCAGACAATCGACCAGATTGCTATTGCACTGGGCTATCAAAATACATGTCATTTCTCTCGTCAGTTTCGTCAACACCACGGGCTTTCTCCCAAAACTTGGAGAAAACAGCAACAACTTTTTCAGTCTTCTAAAAACGCGAAGCTACAATTGATCAAAAATCATGGTGCATTAGAAAAACTTGTACCTTTAGGTTGCTGA
- the trpC gene encoding indole-3-glycerol phosphate synthase TrpC, which produces MTYPVTTPNNYLQPTLKEIIWQKKHEVAQIQQEMSLASLQRQLAAAPTVRDFISALQQSHYRPSIIAEVKKASLIHGIIKADLDSVAIAKAYERGGATCISVFTDQKFFYGSFENLRTIRYRVKLPLLCKEFILDPCQIYLARAAGADAVLLIAAILSDKELQNFLRVIHYLGMNALIEVHTLAELDRVLKLDDVRLIGINNQSLEDFSVNIDTTEQLLVARRSQLQSLGIIVVSESGLYTSADLSLVAEAGTHAVILGESLVKQEDIQQSVRNLLKPTAIFR; this is translated from the coding sequence ATGACTTACCCAGTTACTACCCCTAATAATTATTTGCAACCTACTCTGAAAGAGATTATATGGCAGAAAAAGCATGAAGTTGCACAAATCCAGCAAGAGATGTCTTTGGCTTCTTTGCAACGCCAGTTAGCTGCTGCGCCGACTGTGCGAGATTTTATCTCTGCTTTGCAACAGAGTCATTACCGACCTTCTATCATTGCAGAGGTGAAAAAAGCATCCCTAATTCATGGAATTATTAAAGCAGATTTGGACTCAGTAGCGATCGCTAAAGCTTATGAACGTGGTGGCGCAACTTGTATCTCTGTCTTCACCGATCAGAAGTTCTTTTATGGCAGCTTTGAAAATTTACGCACCATCCGCTACCGGGTAAAATTGCCTCTACTGTGCAAGGAATTCATTTTAGATCCCTGCCAAATTTATTTAGCACGGGCAGCAGGCGCTGATGCGGTGCTATTGATTGCGGCAATTCTCTCAGATAAAGAACTTCAAAACTTTTTGCGAGTGATTCACTATTTGGGAATGAATGCTTTGATAGAAGTCCATACTTTAGCAGAACTAGATCGGGTGCTAAAGCTTGATGATGTACGCCTAATAGGAATTAACAACCAAAGTCTAGAAGATTTTAGCGTCAATATTGACACAACTGAGCAACTATTGGTAGCTAGGCGATCGCAACTACAAAGCTTGGGTATTATCGTTGTCAGTGAGTCTGGCTTGTATACATCGGCTGATTTATCCCTTGTAGCTGAAGCTGGTACACATGCCGTTATACTTGGCGAATCTCTAGTTAAACAAGAAGATATACAACAGAGTGTGCGTAATCTGCTCAAACCTACAGCTATTTTCAGATAA
- a CDS encoding low temperature requirement protein A, which yields MANFLQPPRLRIGEDTEEERRATWLELFYDLVFVVAVSQLAHNLNEDVSLSGLFGFVVLFIPVWWSWIGTTFYANRFDSDDVGHRLLIGIQMLTAAAMAINIHHGLGESSPGFAISYALGRAVLVIEYVRAGRHIPSARPLTTRYAIGFAIAALLWLISAFVPIPWRFGFWALGIIIDFATPLTGYKFQMGLLPHASHLPERFGLFTIIVLGEAIIAVVNGVSEQKWDILTVISSVFGLIIAFSWWWVYFDNLGGKPIETARTEGKVSVVNLWLYTHLPLVIGITAAGVGVEQILLSKATLALPDSQRWLICGSVALCSLAVSILHRFGVIRYCKIRSQYRLGGAVVLIAIAIFGKGLLPVAVIALVAVVSAVQVVQDLYQSRPTTRLVDPEI from the coding sequence ATGGCAAATTTTCTCCAACCGCCAAGATTACGCATTGGTGAAGACACTGAAGAAGAACGACGCGCCACTTGGCTAGAACTTTTTTATGATTTGGTTTTTGTAGTTGCAGTTTCTCAACTCGCCCACAATCTCAACGAGGATGTTTCTCTATCAGGATTATTTGGGTTTGTAGTTCTATTTATACCGGTTTGGTGGTCATGGATTGGTACCACATTCTACGCCAACCGTTTTGATAGCGATGATGTAGGACATCGACTGCTGATTGGTATACAAATGCTCACAGCAGCAGCAATGGCTATTAATATCCACCACGGTTTGGGTGAGAGTTCCCCTGGTTTTGCCATTTCTTATGCTCTCGGCCGGGCTGTGCTTGTAATAGAGTATGTCCGTGCTGGAAGACATATTCCCTCCGCACGTCCTTTGACTACTCGCTACGCTATTGGTTTTGCGATCGCAGCCTTGCTTTGGTTGATATCAGCATTTGTACCCATTCCTTGGCGGTTCGGATTTTGGGCGTTAGGAATCATTATTGACTTTGCTACACCTTTAACAGGATACAAGTTTCAAATGGGGTTACTTCCCCACGCCTCCCACTTACCAGAACGTTTCGGGCTATTTACCATTATTGTCTTGGGTGAAGCAATCATTGCAGTGGTCAATGGTGTTTCTGAGCAGAAATGGGATATTTTAACTGTGATTTCTAGCGTGTTTGGTCTGATTATCGCCTTTAGCTGGTGGTGGGTTTATTTTGATAATTTGGGTGGTAAACCTATTGAGACGGCGCGGACAGAAGGAAAGGTAAGTGTTGTCAATCTCTGGTTATACACCCATTTACCGCTAGTAATTGGGATTACTGCTGCTGGTGTTGGTGTAGAACAAATTTTGTTGAGTAAGGCAACTTTAGCGCTACCCGATTCCCAGCGATGGCTCATCTGTGGTTCAGTAGCATTATGCTCTCTAGCTGTGAGTATTCTTCACCGATTTGGAGTGATCCGTTATTGCAAAATTCGTTCCCAGTACCGACTTGGGGGTGCAGTTGTGCTGATAGCGATCGCTATCTTTGGCAAAGGTTTGTTACCTGTTGCAGTCATTGCCCTTGTAGCTGTAGTTTCTGCTGTCCAAGTCGTTCAAGATTTGTATCAGAGTCGTCCCACTACCCGCTTGGTTGACCCGGAAATTTAG
- the rsmA gene encoding 16S rRNA (adenine(1518)-N(6)/adenine(1519)-N(6))-dimethyltransferase RsmA produces MIRPRKVFAQHWLKSEKALDAIIKAAECTESDRSVKGDRILEIGPGTGILTRRLLPLVQSLIAVEIDRDLCHLLSKQLGKTENFLLLQGDFLTLDLPSYLVAFPNFQKPNKVVANIPYNITGPIIEKLLGTIANPNPEPFDSIVLLVQKEVAERLYAKPGSKTFGALTVRVQYLAECELICTVPASAFHPAPKVDSAVVRLRPRKIEIPALNPRQLETFLKLGFGAKRKMLRNNLQSVIERDRLSHLLEQLKINPQARAEDISVQQWVILANELAVESGEQGVGNR; encoded by the coding sequence ATGATCCGACCGCGTAAGGTCTTTGCTCAACATTGGCTCAAAAGTGAAAAGGCGCTCGACGCAATTATAAAAGCAGCGGAGTGTACAGAAAGCGATCGCTCCGTCAAAGGCGATCGCATCCTGGAAATTGGGCCTGGAACTGGTATTCTAACTCGTCGTTTATTACCCTTAGTGCAATCTCTGATTGCAGTAGAGATAGACCGCGACTTATGCCATCTGTTGTCAAAGCAACTGGGTAAGACTGAAAATTTCTTATTGCTGCAAGGCGATTTTCTCACCCTGGATTTACCATCTTATTTGGTAGCCTTTCCCAATTTCCAAAAGCCAAACAAAGTAGTAGCCAATATTCCCTACAACATTACAGGGCCAATCATTGAGAAACTACTGGGTACGATCGCAAATCCCAACCCCGAACCATTTGACTCTATAGTATTGCTGGTACAAAAAGAGGTGGCAGAAAGGTTGTATGCTAAACCAGGATCAAAAACCTTTGGGGCGTTGACCGTGCGGGTACAGTATTTGGCTGAGTGTGAGTTAATCTGCACAGTCCCAGCCTCTGCATTCCATCCAGCGCCAAAAGTTGATTCAGCAGTGGTAAGATTACGTCCCCGAAAAATAGAAATACCAGCGCTTAATCCCCGACAGTTAGAGACTTTCTTGAAGTTGGGGTTTGGTGCCAAGCGCAAAATGTTACGAAATAATTTGCAATCTGTTATAGAACGCGATCGCCTGAGCCACTTACTGGAACAATTAAAAATAAATCCCCAAGCCAGAGCCGAAGATATCAGCGTTCAGCAATGGGTAATCCTAGCAAATGAACTGGCAGTAGAGAGTGGGGAGCAGGGAGTAGGAAATAGATGA
- a CDS encoding DUF3082 domain-containing protein → MSDQNLTPPTDTKMSAAASPLRCLTGAVISGGMGYAMYSLMIAIATNFAAKPLHSINPLVIKISSAVRTLVVGVVALGSGIFGIVAIGLLALGVQLLMQQLSKQKSSEN, encoded by the coding sequence ATGAGTGACCAAAATTTAACGCCACCAACTGATACTAAAATGTCGGCAGCAGCAAGTCCGTTACGCTGTTTAACTGGGGCAGTAATTTCTGGGGGAATGGGATATGCAATGTATTCGCTGATGATTGCGATCGCTACAAATTTTGCTGCTAAACCCCTCCATTCAATTAATCCATTAGTAATTAAAATTTCCTCTGCTGTTCGGACTCTGGTTGTTGGTGTAGTTGCTTTAGGAAGCGGAATATTTGGTATAGTAGCAATTGGTTTGTTGGCTTTGGGAGTGCAATTATTAATGCAGCAGTTGAGCAAGCAAAAAAGTAGTGAAAACTAG
- a CDS encoding sporulation/spore germination protein has product MNTTKRYFLPLIFVTMVVSLSSCSSNPTARNIDSPKPDPITTPTNSASSQTSSQIPSVAQLREKSPNQESPKENTPSSSTPKAVTSKTTNVTLYTSDSQCQDFISEKVSVPAEEPVANVVSKILEKRDTSDFSLSGYRVNIKNGVATVDLRISPESKRQIASLSSCEQFALFGSLRKTLMSNSQWNIKKVRFTERGEDIVL; this is encoded by the coding sequence ATGAACACAACTAAAAGATATTTTTTACCCCTGATTTTTGTGACAATGGTTGTCAGCCTCAGCAGTTGTAGTTCTAACCCCACCGCTCGTAATATTGACAGCCCAAAGCCAGACCCTATAACAACACCAACCAATAGCGCATCTTCTCAGACTTCTAGCCAAATTCCTAGCGTAGCTCAGTTGAGAGAAAAATCTCCTAATCAAGAATCTCCTAAAGAAAATACGCCTTCCTCATCAACTCCTAAAGCTGTCACTAGCAAAACTACTAACGTCACGCTATACACAAGTGATAGCCAGTGTCAAGATTTCATTTCTGAAAAGGTTTCAGTACCAGCCGAAGAACCAGTTGCAAATGTAGTAAGTAAGATATTAGAAAAACGAGATACAAGCGACTTTAGCTTGTCTGGATATCGTGTCAACATCAAAAATGGCGTTGCTACAGTTGATCTGCGAATATCTCCTGAGTCAAAGCGGCAAATAGCTTCTCTTTCTAGTTGTGAACAGTTTGCTCTATTTGGCAGTCTCCGCAAAACCTTAATGAGTAATAGCCAATGGAATATTAAAAAGGTTCGCTTCACTGAGCGAGGTGAGGATATTGTTCTTTAG
- a CDS encoding ribonuclease Z, whose protein sequence is MQITFLGTSSGVPTRSRNVSSVALRLPQRAELWLFDCGEGTQHQIMRSELKISQLSRIFITHMHGDHIFGLMGLLATCGLAGNVERIDIYGPPGLNDYIQSASRYSYTHFSYPIKVHAIRPGVIYEDDDFTVSCGNLHHRITAFGYRVAEKDRTGRFDVEKAKALEIPSGRIYGQLKRGETVTLDDGRVIDGTHLCGPTEIGRKIAYCTDTIYCDGAVELAHDADVLIHEATFAHQDADMAFQRLHSTTTMAAQTALAAGAHRLIMSHFSPRYAPGNTLELKDLLKEARAIFPRTDMAYDFMIHEVPRRREVELTKVGV, encoded by the coding sequence GTGCAGATAACATTCTTAGGGACGAGTTCCGGTGTACCCACGCGATCGCGCAATGTTTCCAGTGTCGCCCTGAGATTACCCCAAAGGGCAGAACTGTGGTTATTTGACTGTGGTGAAGGCACCCAGCATCAAATTATGCGGAGTGAGCTGAAAATCAGTCAACTCTCCCGAATTTTTATCACCCACATGCACGGCGACCACATCTTTGGCTTGATGGGACTTCTTGCTACTTGCGGCTTGGCTGGCAATGTGGAAAGAATTGATATCTATGGACCACCTGGATTAAATGATTACATTCAATCCGCCTCACGTTACTCCTACACACACTTTTCTTACCCAATTAAAGTTCACGCCATCCGTCCAGGGGTAATTTATGAAGACGATGACTTCACTGTTAGCTGCGGTAATTTGCATCACAGGATTACAGCTTTCGGCTACCGCGTAGCTGAAAAAGATCGGACAGGACGCTTTGATGTGGAAAAAGCCAAAGCGTTGGAAATTCCTTCTGGTCGTATTTACGGTCAACTCAAGCGTGGTGAAACTGTTACCCTAGACGACGGTCGGGTGATTGATGGCACCCATTTATGCGGGCCTACAGAAATTGGCCGGAAAATTGCCTATTGTACAGACACTATTTATTGTGATGGTGCAGTGGAATTAGCTCATGATGCAGATGTATTAATTCACGAAGCAACCTTTGCCCATCAAGATGCAGATATGGCTTTTCAGCGCTTGCATTCCACAACCACAATGGCAGCGCAAACAGCTTTAGCTGCTGGGGCACATCGACTGATTATGAGTCATTTCAGCCCCCGTTATGCTCCTGGCAATACCTTGGAGTTGAAGGATCTCCTCAAAGAAGCCCGTGCTATTTTTCCCCGCACTGACATGGCTTATGATTTCATGATTCATGAAGTACCCAGACGACGAGAAGTAGAGTTAACCAAGGTAGGCGTTTGA
- the ispE gene encoding 4-(cytidine 5'-diphospho)-2-C-methyl-D-erythritol kinase produces MRSYSLIAPAKINLYLEIIGDRPDGYHELAMILQSIGLSDQIDVRSISTDSIRVHCNHPQVPTDKTNLAYRAAELMVRQFPEAFAKYGGVEITVNKQIPVAAGLAGGSTNAAAVLVGIDLLWKLGLTQSELEELGGTLGSDVPFCVAGGTAIATGRGEQLSLLPSLDNIYIVLGKYRSLEVSTPWAYKTYRQQFGNSYIRDTDNLVARASAVHSGAIVKAILHKDTREIAQKLHNDLEHVVLPAYPQVLQLREVFANQEGVLGTMMSGSGPTVFALFESQQQAELVLQQVREAIIDEDLELFVTRTITHGIKVTSSV; encoded by the coding sequence ATGCGTTCCTACAGCTTAATTGCGCCTGCTAAAATCAACTTGTATCTGGAAATCATTGGCGATCGCCCCGATGGTTATCATGAGTTAGCCATGATACTTCAAAGTATCGGACTTTCAGATCAAATTGATGTGCGTTCCATCAGCACTGACAGCATTCGTGTTCACTGCAACCACCCACAAGTACCGACAGATAAAACTAATCTGGCATACCGGGCAGCAGAATTAATGGTCAGGCAATTTCCCGAAGCCTTTGCTAAATATGGCGGTGTGGAGATTACCGTCAATAAGCAGATTCCTGTAGCGGCTGGGTTGGCTGGGGGTTCGACGAATGCAGCAGCTGTGTTAGTGGGTATAGATTTACTGTGGAAGTTGGGATTAACTCAGTCTGAATTAGAAGAGTTAGGAGGTACACTCGGTTCTGATGTCCCATTTTGTGTAGCGGGTGGAACTGCGATCGCAACAGGTAGGGGTGAGCAACTTTCTCTCCTGCCGAGTTTAGATAACATATATATAGTATTGGGGAAATACCGCAGTCTGGAAGTTTCCACACCTTGGGCATACAAAACCTATCGACAGCAGTTTGGTAATTCTTATATTAGAGATACCGATAATTTGGTAGCACGTGCTAGTGCAGTTCATTCAGGAGCAATAGTAAAAGCTATCTTGCATAAAGATACGAGGGAAATTGCCCAAAAATTGCACAATGATTTAGAGCATGTGGTATTGCCAGCCTATCCTCAAGTTTTGCAGTTGCGAGAAGTGTTTGCAAATCAGGAAGGCGTGTTAGGAACAATGATGTCTGGTTCTGGCCCAACAGTATTTGCTCTTTTTGAGTCTCAACAGCAGGCAGAACTAGTTTTGCAGCAAGTAAGGGAAGCAATTATTGATGAGGACTTAGAATTGTTTGTAACTCGGACAATTACGCATGGTATTAAAGTGACATCATCTGTTTAA